In one Lolium rigidum isolate FL_2022 chromosome 3, APGP_CSIRO_Lrig_0.1, whole genome shotgun sequence genomic region, the following are encoded:
- the LOC124702259 gene encoding importin subunit beta-1-like, whose amino-acid sequence MDITGVLLATQSHDGQKRNVAEGSIKQFEEQSFPQFLHELSAELSDESKPPVSRRLAGILLKNSLDANDSTRKEKCVQRWISVDPAIKSHVKGSLLMTLGSPVSDAHRSSSQVIAKVASIEIPRGEWPELIVNLLGNMTKPDAPPSLKQATLDAIGYVCEEISPKDLEQDQVNAVLTAVVQGMNHVENSSEVRLAAVKALYNALDFAETNFENESERNYIMKVICETAICKEAHVRKAAFECFVSIASTYYDLLEPYMQTLFELTANAARTDEEPVALQAIEFWSTICDEEVALQEGAEESGDVSSTCHFHFIEKAIPLLVPMLLETLLKQEEDQDEDDEIWNLSMAGGTCLGLVATAVKDAIVPLVMPFIEGNITKPDWRSREAATFAFGSILEGPSVVKLAPLVHNGFDFLLNATKDQNNHVRETTAWALSRTFEFLHSPDKCVSVVTDGNLPRVVEILLASIKDSPNVAEKVCGALFFLAQGYNNAGSMSSVLSPYFGQLVSALLATADRSDSNNSRLCASAYETLNEIVRCSSIAETLNMIVLLLQEILKRLNQTFEFQITSSEDKEKQSDLQALLCGVVQVILQKFNNCDDKSVILQFADQIMVLFLRVFSCDSSNVHEEAMLAIGALAYATGTDFLKYMPEFHKYLEMGLQNFGAYQVCSVSVGVVVDICRALDDKVLPYCDGIMGALLKDLSSPELHRSVKPPIFSCIGDIALTIGEHFEKYVPYTMPMLQGAAELCSRMDRQDDDSSEYQNELRQSIFEAYSGILQGVKISKSELMVPYGASIFHFAELVLRDKSSRDEDLTKAGVALIGDLIDALGPSVKLMLQYSDFHSELLGWCSQSDDKQLRETASWVQGVISRVMAS is encoded by the exons ATGGATATCACTGGGGTCCTGCTAGCTACGCAGTCCCATGATGGTCAGAAAAGAAACGTTGCAGAAGGGAGTATCAAGCAGTTTGAAGAGCAGAGTTTTCCACAGTTTCTGCACGAACTATCTGCTGAGCTATCTGATGAGAGCAAACCTCCTGTTTCTCGGCGGCTTGCTGGTATTCTCCTGAAGaattctttggatgcaaatgactCAACGCGGAAAGAGAAATGTGTGCAGCGGTGGATAAGTGTGGACCCTGCAATCAAGTCGCATGTTAAAGGTTCCTTGCTGATGACCCTTGGATCACCAGTATCTGACGCTCATCGCAGCTCTTCTCAAGTCATTGCAAAGGTTGCTTCTATTGAAATCCCTCGTGGAGAATGGCCAGAACTCATAGTCAACTTGCTAGGTAACATGACAAAGCCAGATGCACCCCCTTCTCTGAAGCAGGCTACACTGGACGCCATTGGATATGTCTGTGAGGAGATATCCCCCAAGGATCTGGAGCAGGATCAAGTGAATGCTGTTCTTACTGCTGTGGTCCAGGGCATGAATCACGTGGAGAACAGTTCAGAGGTCCGACTTGCTGCTGTGAAAGCATTGTACAATGCTCTCGATTTCGCTGAGACAAATTTTGAGAACGAGTCAGAGAGGAACTACATAATGAAGGTCATTTGTGAGACTGCCATTTGTAAAGAGGCTCATGTTAGAAAGGCTGCATTTGAGTGCTTTGTCTCCATAGCATCAACATATTATGATCTTCTAGAGCCCTACATGCAGACTTTATTTGAATTGACAGCAAATGCTGCCAGGACAGATGAAGAACCTGTTGCACTTCAAGCTATTGAGTTCTGGAGCACCATCTGTGATGAAGAAGTTGCTCTTCAGGAAGGCGCTGAAGAATCTGGTGATGTCAGTTCTACATGCCATTTCCATTTTATTGAGAAGGCCATTCCTTTGCTTGTTCCTATGCTTCTGGAAACACTTCTGAAGCAAGaggaggatcaagatgaagatgatgaaatTTGGAATTTATCGATGGCTGGGGGCACAtgccttggacttgttgcaacggCTGTGAAGGATGCCATTGTTCCTCTTGTAATGCCATTTATAGAGGGCAATATAACAAAGCCTGACTGGCGCAGCAGGGAGGCTGCTACATTTGCATTTGGTTCCATTCTTGAAGGCCCTTCAGTCGTAAAGCTTGCACCACTGGTTCATAATGGCTTCGATTTCTTGCTGAATGCAACCAAGGATCAAAATAACCATGTCAGGGAGACTACTGCATGGGCACTTTCGAGGACATTTGAGTTTCTACATTCACCAGACAAATGTGTTTCCGTAGTGACAGATGGAAACCTTCCCCGCGTTGTGGAAATTCTGCTAGCAAGTATCAAGGACTCTCCTAATGTTGCTGAGAAGGTCTGTGGAGCCCTATTTTTTCTTGCCCAGGGCTACAACAATGCAGGGTCTatgtcatcagtgctatctccgtATTTTGGTCAATTAGTATCGGCTCTCCTTGCCACTGCTGATCGTTCTGATTCCAACAACTCCAGGCTTTGTGCATCTGCGTATGAAACACTGAATGAGATTGTGAGATGCAGCAGTATTGCAGAAACTCTGAACATGATTGTGCTGCTATTGCAAGAGATCTTGAAGAGATTAAATCAGACCTTTGAGTTTCAGATCACATCCTCTGAAGACAAGGAAAAGCAAAGTGACCTTCAAGCCTTGCTTTGTGGTGTTGTTCAAGTAATCCTTCAGAAGTTCAACAACTGTGATGATAAATCTGTAATCCTTCAGTTTGCTGACCAAATAATGGTGTTATTTCTCCGAGTTTTCTCATGCGATAGTTCTAATGTGCATGAAGAAGCAATGCTTGCTATTGGTGCTCTTGCCTATGCTACTGGTACAGACTTTCTGAAATACATGCCAGAGTTTCACAAGTACCTGGAAATGGGCTTACAAAATTTCGGTGCTTATCAAGTTTGTAGTGTTTCTGTGGGCGTGGTTGTTGATATCTGCCGTGCACTGGATGACAAGGTACTCCCTTACTGTGATGGTATCATGGGTGCCCTTCTCAAGGACCTTTCAAGCCCAGAGCTTCACCGTTCTGTCAAACCGCCAATTTTTTCATGCATAGGAGATATTGCTCTTACGATTGGTGAACATTTTGAGAAATATGTTCCGTACACTATGCCTATGTTGCAAGGAGCTGCAGAGCTCTGTTCTCGCATGGACCGTCAGGATGATGACAGTTCAGAGTATCAAAATGAACTGAGGCAAAGCATTTTCGAGGCCTATTCAGGTATACTTCAGGGAGTCAAAATTTCAAAATCAGAGCTAATGGTGCCTTATGGTGCCAGTATTTTCCATTTTGCTGAACTGGTCTTACGAGATAAATCATCAAG GGATGAGGATTTGACCAAAGCTGGAGTCGCCCTGATCGGGGACCTCATCGATGCGCTAGGACCTTCTGTTAAGCTGATGCTCCAGTATTCCGACTTCCACTCTGAGCTCCTGGGCTGGTGTTCCCAGTCTGATGACAAGCAGCTCAGGGAGACTGCATCTTGGGTCCAAGGTGTGATCTCCCGCGTGATGGCATCATGA